The Mycteria americana isolate JAX WOST 10 ecotype Jacksonville Zoo and Gardens chromosome 2, USCA_MyAme_1.0, whole genome shotgun sequence genome contains the following window.
GTCTTACAGCTTTGAATATAATCATACCACCTGCTTAATGGCTTTTCTGCATAATTACAAAAAAGCTATGAAAGTCTCTTCTTACAGCAAAGTTCTTACCTGTGATAAGCGTTTAATAGCTACAGGAGTGGttacaaatgaaaaacttttaattaagTTTATATAGTTTCAAGGAGTATTACAGGTTCTAATAAAGCATTTATGTAAGAAGCTAAAGTTGACTGAAAACCTTATAAATATCACAATTTGGCAACATTATTTATCCATCACCAGTTACAACTGCAGCGTAGTCTACCATTTTACTCATGGAAGCATGCAATAAACCCAATAGTTCCTTTTGCACTGCTAACCTCAAAAATACAGCTTCATGATGGAACTTAAATTCAGGTTTTACTGAggagcattttattttcataaagttaCTAGACGTATTTTTCAGGAACACAAGAGTGGTAAATTTCAAGTATGATATATGTCCATATATCTAAAAGTGACTGACTCACCTGGAATTATTATGGTGAATGTTGCAAGCCCTTGCCATCAGCACCACAATCATTGGTCGAAAGGCCTTTCCTTTCCCATCAAAGTAATAATCACACATTTCCTTAAGTTCTGCTGTAGATACAAGTAATTcctataaaaaggaaaagaacatacCAGCATAAAAGTCAGAAAGCCAACCTGTTTAGTGTAAGCAAAACAGTATGCATGTGTAAGATTATTGCCTGTATTCATTTCATCCAATATAAACTGAAGCTGTTTTTAAACTTACTATGAGTAATCTGAAACATAAATTATGTATTCCAGCAGTGTAAATCAGGACCAAAAAAATTGCATTCTGGTTCTATAAGACATGTAGAAATGCTCTCTTTGCCTTCAGTTTAAGTTTCAGACAGCTGTTCATAAACATAAAGAATATTCTTTCAATAACTATCCTCCAAAGTGATGGTTGCTATTAAAATCAGAATCATCACAACATCCCAGAATAGTCATCAAATCCCTTacctttttaatatcttcatagaGATTCTTCAAGTCTTTTCTACCAAGTTGAAAAGGGTCTTGGTATTTTTCATCACTAACTGTCTTGCTGCAGCTGCACAAGTGGGATGTACTTGTATGATGAAACCTGGTGACAGTGTTTTTCAAGAGAGTAACATTGTTAAAAGCAAACCTTCCCTGATTCcccaaacagaaacatttcaaagcatttcctcctcctcctcctcgcccctcACACAAAATTGAACCAAATGGctaaaatataaacagaaagcaTCAAAACACTCTTTGCAGCCAGCTAATAAGGTGCAAGGACAGCACAGCTACATATTGATGATCATAGACTTTTAGGAGCTGGCAAAGTGCAGCATTTGGCAAACAATAACACCCCCCACCACCCTTAAGAGATTACAGAAGTCTTCTGAGACACATAAAACTACATTGCTCTCAATGTATTCCTTTTGAATACACCATTGATAGTATATCGTACATTTGGAGATGAAGCCTCCATCTTCCAGTAACACAATTATTCTGttactttcttccctctcccataTAGTCCTGGAAAAATATTCCTGACCTGGATTTGAAAATTCTCCTTTGCATACCCAGCTACCTTATAAATTAAATCAATACTTCCAGGTAGCATGATGATGCTATGAAAGTTCATCAGTAAAGGGTAAAAGCTCCACCTGGATGCATTAAGATGCATTAGGCTTAGGCCCGACTTTTTTTATGTTCCCTGGAGTTGAAGTTTATGTCTCTTATTACGTTTCCTTTTTCAAAGTGAACCATATGGGCTTTCTTGGGGCATTCTTGCTTTGCTCATTGCTCTCCAGGATGGAATACTTAGATTCAGACTCAGCACCATAGCAGCAGTCTACACAGAATTATCTAACTACGTACTAGAGTGAATAACCTTATTTTCAAAGTTTACAGTTCACAGGTATAACTACTCAGTTCACCCAATAACTATGTCTTTACCCCTTACACAACAATATGAATCTCCAACTTACCGccaaaatatattacatatttttggAAATGATGAAGTTGAACTTCTTTGGGTAAAGTGACACATCTacacaaagaaaaatcagagttacTTTAACAGAATTTTAAACTGACAGAAAACATTTGACTACAAAAAACAAGTGTCTGTTCATCAGCACTGCTCTATTTCTCCATTTTAACAACTCAGCAGCAAAGGGAGTCTCATAATCTCCTTCTATATCACATGAGACATAACTGCCAATATGTACATTAACTTCTGACTTAAACTGGCTCTTCCACTCAGGAGCGTTGGACTTTCTCCCCTTGCAGGACCAGCCCAGAAGGTGTATCAGTTAACTTCCCAGAACTGCTCTAATGAAACCTTGCTTTTGCACTTGTGGAAGGTGCAATTTTCAAACATTCCCTGTCTTGCAGATAAATCTGGAATGCACCAGTCAAGGCACAGAAAAAAGGACAAGAGCTGTTTCCATAAACTGCTACGCTAACAGAAGAAGAACATGTCCTTGTTTTCCCCTTAAGCAATTTTAATTCAGCTTGCTTCTTATGATAATTTACACCTGCACATCTTCCCTGCTAGATGTCAAGAACCTAACCTCCAAACCCAGCAATCTCTTCAATGATCTCCCCTGCAGATGGAGCCCGGGAGCCTGGGGGATGGTGTGCAGTTCCAGGTACAGGATTCCAGCAGAGATAGGCTGAGAAAGGAAACGCACCTTTTGCTCCGCTCCTGGCATCGCTGCCAAGAATTACCCAGCCCCGCCCTGGAGTGCACGCTGACTCAGGGGCCCGGGTGGGCTGACACAGCCTGAAATCATTGCAATCCACACATTCACCAAACTGTCTCTCCAAAAGCCCGCACAGAAATGCTCAAGGAGACCTAGAACTGGAAAAGAGTTCCCCCAACTTGCTCCTCATGCCTCAGTGTCTCCTTGTAAGTGTCTTGAGGTCTCTCTCTCCTTGGACACAGGGAGAGAAACAAGAGCactgcacaggctgcagggcaccCTTCCATCCTCCTTGTGTACAGGATGAAAAAAGGCCAAGCAAGAGGAAGGCTAGGAACCCTAACTTATTTGCAACTCACTGCTGTCTGACTTCAGTGCCCAGCCCTGTGGCCAAGACCTTCATAAGTTTGCTCTCTCATACCTCTCactgttttctgttgttaaaaaataGCTGATCTCTTCCTATTCTTCCTTTGGTGAGGGCACACAGACTCTCTCCTTTACACTGCTCCTGAACACTGTAAGACTGGGTCATGCACGATGCTGGACACATCACAGCCAGAACACTTTACTGCAGGTCAGAACAGTAGCTTGGCCTTGCGAGGAAGGCGAGAGAACTGGCCCCCATTACAACTCATAATGCTGACTTATGCACAAACACGCTGAAAAGCTCGCACTAATGAGAATcgcttcccctgctcccaccTAGAGAAGAGTCTGAGAGCTTCTTCCCCACAACAGTAATCAATCGTGCCCTGAAAACCCTTAACCCAGTATTTAACCTTGACCGAGAGCGGTCCTGCCGCCTGCaaggcccccccaccccgggcagggggctgcccgcccgcccgccgccggccctcgCACACCGGAACCGCCTTCGGGTCTTCGCGCTTCCCGGGCGGGAGGGAAGACGTGGGCTGAGAAAGGCCGAAGGGGCGGCGGCCCCGACGCGGGGCAGTTGAGGCTGCCCGACCCCTACGCCCCGCTCGGGCCCCCCCGCCACCCCATTCATTCCCGGTGACCTCcaggcgcccgccgccgcgccgcacTCACCGCCGCGCTGGGGGCCGGCGACGGCGGGGTGCGGGAGCTGGGCCCCGGCGGGCGGAGGCGCGGCAGGGAGCCGAGCGGCGGCGCCCGACAGGAGAAGACGCCGCACCGCCACCACCAGCGCAAGGCCAtggtgtcccccagccccgccgcgccggcaccgccTTCCGGCACCGCCGCGACCCGGACGCGGAAGCCTGGCGCTGCCACCACCCTCTCGCAGGGGGCCGGGAGGACATCCGGGCGGGCGGCGTCTCCCCGTATCGTTCCTTACCTCGCCTCCCGCCGCTCCCTCGGGCCGCCGAGCGCGGCTGAgggccgggcgggggagcggcgccacctggcagggcccggcccggccgccgcacCCGGCTGTGGGACAGGGCTTGGGCTGCCGCCGCCCGTCACTGGGGATCCGGCTCTGCCAGCCTTCCTGGCAGGCGGGGGCAgtccgcccggccccggccccggccccggccccggccccggccccggctccggcctcgGCCCAGTCAGTGCAAGGGAGAGCGGCTTCAGCGACAGCCGCTCTGTCCTTCCCGCTCGGAAGAGGCACCGGCTCTCCCCTGAAATCTCTGTGAAGAGATACGAGAGGAGGGATTTTTTGAGGGGAGGGAGACCTGAAGCCGGTTTCTTACGTGATTTGGTGCAGGCGAGGTTTGGGGGATATGTGGTGGCCCCCCTGGCTGGCCGCCTGGCTGGCGTGGGcctgtggggccggggcggggcgccgGGCCCCGCTGTGCGCCTCCCGCGGGCTCTGCCGGGCTCCTCTCGGCCCGAACGCCTCGCACCCTGAGCCGGGTCACTGCCAGCGGCAGCGGGGGGCGGCTGACCTCTGCGCATGGCCCCTCTCCTCCGAAAGCCTTCTAGGTacaccctgctctgccctggtgcTTTTGCTTGGTGGGTTGTAGCAGCTACTAAAGCAGCGACTAAGTGAAGACCTTATGTACATGGTCGAACACttactacttttaaaattaaagctagATTGGCCATAAGGAGCTTTTTTTTATATTGGCAATTCATCGTAATGGAGAGACGCAGAAGTCCCAATTACGCATTAATGCAAAATTGATAACCTGACACCTGATTTGAAGTACATAAAGCTGTATAGCTCTCAGGCATACAGAATTGCCTGTAATAATACAGATAATTTATATGAtaacattacaaaaataattttttcgaGTGATGCAGTTGCTTGTGAGCATTAAGAAATAATTATCAGCGATAAATCTTGTGGCAGCTGGCTATAACAGGATTTGTCATTAGAGGTATTGAGAAACATGGCTAACAGCAAATGTCCAGAGATGCTAACTAACTTGCATTTTTTACAAAACAGTGACTATGAGGCACTGGGATTTTGTAATTAACATGGAATCATAAGATTGTTGCAAGCAAAAATCCataaagatgttaaaatacaCAGTATTAGTCcagtgttttaaaacagtatttgtcCTCTGTTACCATGGATCAGGGCGCAGAGTAGGTCTGAAGGAAGAATGAAGCCCATCTTTTGAGTACATAAGTTATGCTAGAGCAAGAACTGCATCTTCAGACCTTTTCATTCGCTGTTTACATTACTCAGAGAAGACTTCAAGCTGGTTTCTTAGGTTACTTGGTGATCATCACTCCATGTGGACTGTATACCACAGTTACTGGTGCACAGCGACTTAATCTGTTGCACTGCATTGTTCAGCTGTGGGGGTAGCTGAACTTTTCTGTCTCATGCAAATATCTTAGGGTTGCATATAGTTGAGTGCGATATAATACTGCCCTGAGACTGTTCTAATCACAGTTAATTGAATCTACACTTAAATATGTTTTAGATCTTAAAACTAGCATGCCCTACCAGTTTCTTTAACTGCAGAAttcaatctttcttttaaaaaatcccaaacagaatAAAATCCTGAATTTATTTGGGCTTGCTTTTCATGCAGGCTTAATATACATTGTGGTAAAGAGTTGGGTTTTAattgtttctgaagtattttgattGGATTTAAGAGGAAAGGTATTAAGAATAATATgattaattgcttttttaaaaacatttcttgtcTGTTTCATGTTTACAGATCCTTTTCCAATTGATGTGATCCAGGAAAATTATGCCCGTAATgtgagaaactgcattttttcaatTGTCTATCCCACGCCTTTTAAATCTAGAGTTCGTCTTGTAGCTGTTTCAAAGGTTGgctattatttttttgttcccctcTAATTAATAGAGATTGTTAATACAtgtactaaaatatattttaatattcatatgCTATTTATTGTGAAAGCATCTTATCAATATATACTTTAAACAAATagaacatttaaaacatattGTGAGATGTCTTTTCATAACGAAATCTGTAGAGAAAACACATTCATTACCACTGAAAATTTGATCATATTCAAGTACCATCTgtactatttttttctccaggaagttcttgaaaatattttggatctTGATATATCTGTCAAAGGAACATCTGATTTTCTTCAGTTCATCAGTGGTGGGAAAGTGATACTTGGGTCTGTTCCGTTGGCGCATAGGTATGGGGGTCATCAGGTAACTATGGCACTCGTTCTTCCAGGTGGAATTATGTAGGTCTTTTAATGTGAATTATACCTTGATGATACCTGTAAGTATATGAGTATATGCCTGTAAGTATATGAACACTTATGAACATTTTGATTGCAGATTTGTTCTTCATAAGGGGCTGCACATGGAAGAGAGCTATAATATTCTTTCATGGTACCATGTCtactttctctgcttctgtttatgCCAGAAGCAAATTATCTTTTTAACTTCCGTTAGCTGCGGAGTCTGCTTAGCACCCCTGCAGCCTGACAAGCTCTGATTCATGATAGGTATTATCAGCTCAGAGGAGCGAAGAAGGACAGAGCCTCACTGCAATACCATGATTACTAAGAGTTAAGTTTTGTTGACATGGGTAAGATTATTCATGGAAAAGACTGGTAGAATTTGATTTGtaatttccaatttaaaaaaaatcatgagctGTGTTGGTTTAAAGGCTCATTATACAAAAGAGACAGCGCTGTAGCTGTACGTCGTAGCTggaaggtagagaaaaaaaatgaggattaCTGGCgttattctttttctgtggttttctgatTCATTACTGGTGTGAGTGTGGAAATACAGCTTTAGGGATGAATATCTTAATGACTACCTGAGCAAATGTGTCATTATACTGTGTAGATCACAGAGAACCTACATGTAATTTGTACTGTTTCAAGTATAACTGCTATAAATGATAGAAGAAAATAACCTGACTTTCATTTTTGTCAGTTTGGTAGCTGGGCAGGTCAGCTGGGTGATGGAAGAGCCCACTTGATCGGAGTATATACAAACAGGTGTGACATTTTTTTAAGTGACTGATTCAACTCTGTATTCTATTTAGCTGATTCATGCATAGCCCGAGGTGTACTGTTAGAAATGCTAATGGTATTTTTGCAGGCATGGTGAGAGGTGGGAACTACAGTTAAAAGGGTCAGGAAAGACCCCATACTCCAGGTAAGTTGCAGTTAATCTATGTACACcaaaactggattttttctttttgaaatttgctttgattttatgACCTATTCCTTATTTCTCCGTTCTCCATAGGAATGGTGATGGAAGAGCTGTGCTTCGCTCTTCTGTGCGAGAATTTTTGTGTAGTGAGGCCATGCACTATCTTGGAATTCCTACAAGCAGAGCTGctaggtatttttcttttctttttcacagcatCCTAATTTACAGGTAATTTTGTGACTGAGTTTCACTGAGCATCAATAAAGCAGGACAGTTAGTTTCCAAGAGGATAGATCTTTCTTTTCATAGCTATGCAATCAGAACAAAATATATCCCTCCAGTTTCATAGATTTTTGGATAAAACTTTCCAGTAATAATGAGCTCCAGCAGTTAATCCATTCACTTTTGTCTTTGGTATGctttaaaatactactttgttTAAATATGATACCATGTACTGTCTGTGTCTTGCGGTGAACAGCTGTTGTTCACTTGTAAGATTGTCTTAACTAAATTAGCTTAATTTGAAATCTGCTTCATTTtgtaaagaaagtaaaaaatggaaCTTAGGTGGAGTGATTATATCTGACACTAACTCCCCTCTCCAGCTTTTATGATACTGCAATCAAGagtttattctctttaaaaaaaaataaaattgttctctCCCTCATTGCTCACCAAAAGACTTGCAAAACCAGCAGGACTAGATTCCTGCCTTGTAAATAATAATACTGCCGTTAGTGTATGTGGATAATCAATGAGTCTATTAATACATTTTACATGGTTAATAAGTGAGTCTTTTATTACACTCAAGTTAAGCATTTGAAAGAATTTTTCTAGAATCAGGCCAAGTAGGAAAATGTTGAAAGTGGCTATTTCTGTGTTGTCACAGTCAGCTAGTTGCAATTTTTAAGATTGGTAGGAGAAATTGTCAGTCAGATGAATAGATGTTAATATTGGAGGTAGTACTGAATGTCAGTAATTGCTCTCAATTCCTTATTTGTGCAAACACCCCTTGAGCAGAGAGGgagattttgtaaaaaaaaaattttaaaactaattatgtTTGAACCAAAGACGACTAATACATTCACTCATTTGGATGATTTTCTCAGAATTAagtaaactgaatttttcagacGATTGTGTTTAAAATGTCAAGTTCATTTTGTGTTCCAAGTAGTCTCATGTCTGTACTCCGGCATTTCAGGctttaaagaaagtaaatgttctGCAGAAAAGGCCTGTACTGAGCTGCCACATGGCTAGGTGTCTGTATTTGCAAAGTGTCTGCAAATCTCTCTAGAATTCATTCTAACACATTTGCTCTATTGATGTGCAGTGTTTGTAAATGACATTTTTGATGGTTTATTCACTGACTTCACCTTGAGACCCTTTGCTGTTGGCCGTTAATGCAAAACTTTAAATCTGTCTGAATATCAGCAGGAAAGCATCTGGCAAGGTTATAGCCTTTCTTTGCTGTTGTCTCAACAAATTGTTCAGTGCAAAAACAATACGAAATTACTCCTTAACTGTGCACAGATTCTATTGAGTACACAGTGTGCTTTAGTTCTCTGCTGGCAAATTGGTTAAATGCCTGGCTCTCTTAACTGCTGTACAAGCTCTCCAGACTGTTTGCAAGACTTCATTTGGAAAAACCCCAGCTGATACCCATATTCTTCCCAATGGGGAGCTGTTGTACTGAGG
Protein-coding sequences here:
- the LOC142405342 gene encoding protein nucleotidyltransferase YdiU-like isoform X6, which produces MWWPPWLAAWLAWACGAGAGRRAPLCASRGLCRAPLGPNASHPEPGHCQRQRGAADLCAWPLSSESLLGTPCSALVLLLDPFPIDVIQENYARNVRNCIFSIVYPTPFKSRVRLVAVSKEVLENILDLDISVKGTSDFLQFISGGKVILGSVPLAHRYGGHQFGSWAGQLGDGRAHLIGVYTNRHGERWELQLKGSGKTPYSRNGDGRAVLRSSVREFLCSEAMHYLGIPTSRAARYFSFLFHSILIYSLVVSDDDVWRDQFYNGNIKKERGAIVLRLAKSWFRIGSLEILAHSGELDLQRRLLDFIIQEHFPSIAMNDSNGYLEFFSTVVSETANLIALWMSVGFAHGVCNTDNFSLLSITIDYGPFGFMDSYDPNFVPNTSDDERRYKIGNQANVGLFNLSKLLQALKPLLDPRQKQLASQILEGYGERYYICFTELFKTKLGLLGENEDDNYLIAFLLKKYLYFTSLWKIQGRILQ